From the Maniola jurtina chromosome Z, ilManJurt1.1, whole genome shotgun sequence genome, one window contains:
- the LOC123880576 gene encoding EF-hand calcium-binding domain-containing protein 1-like, with protein MSASLDSALDPMEEIRFRKKHGSMWMEIQKDTHFTFDELEQIMIIFFKIQKRDDKPAASDLISRAHFRDVLHTGLGMTDAYMMERVMVALDRGTSPYVTMSTFAKAMSLYLRGTLEERISYAFTCYDLLGEGYLRRETMYQLMKKSLAKASRDDDVEEAVKELVDIMLKRMDMDLDGVINFQDFHTAVTKTPSLLELLGYCLPERPAVYAFLCTWCPNWGKM; from the exons ATGTCGGCATCACTTGATTCGGCTTTGGATCCCATGGAGGAGATAAGATTTCGAAAAAAACATGGTTCTATGTGGATGGAAATACAGAAGGATACGCATTTTACATTTGATGAACTCGAAC AAATTATGATCATCTTCTTCAAAATCCAAAAGCGCGACGACAAACCAGCTGCATCAGATTTGATATCCAG GGCCCATTTCCGGGACGTGTTACATACGGGGCTCGGGATGACGGACGCGTACATGATGGAGCGAGTCATGGTGGCCCTGGATAGAGGGACCTCTCCTTACGTTACTATGTCTACATTCGCCAAAGCGATGTCGCTGTACCTTCGCGGCACCTTGGAGGAGAGAATTTCTTACGCATTTACG TGTTATGATTTATTGGGAGAAGGGTATTTGAGAAGGGAAACAATGTACCAGTTAATGAAAAAGAGCCTAGCAAAAGCGTCACGGGATGACGACGTCGAAGAAGCTGTAAAG gAACTGGTTGACATCATGTTAAAACGCATGGATATGGACCTGGATGGAGTAATCAACTTCCAAGATTTTCACACAGCTGTGACGAAGACACCTTCCCTGCTAGAGCTCTTGGGGTACTGCCTTCCTGAACGGCCAGCAGTTTATGCCTTTCTTTGTACTTGGTGCCCTAATTGGGGCAAAATGTAG